The window ATTATTGACACTGAACAATGGTAATTTCAGATTGAGGAAATTACCATTGTTGGGTGCCAAACCCATTAGAGTTCTTCAGGAACAAAGAATTCTACCGCAACATCTCCTTGTGAGATGTTGCCTTTTTTGTTTCCATGAAATTTTTATTGGGCTATCAATTAAAATCATGATCAAAAGCACTTTGCTATAAACGTAAATAATAGCATTTTCAATGTTGCCTACTGCGAAAATTTATATTTCCTTACTCATTAAATTAAAACCACCTAAGACGTTTCAAATTCAACGTCCTAAATGATCTTTTTTAAAACCGCACTTACTTATGATACGGTTCTCCGTAACTATTGTAAGTGCGGTTTTTTGTTGAAATAAAATTAGGCTCTTCATTGATGAATTTGATATAAAATTTCTCATCTATATAAACCGACTGTTCAACTACTTTGTTTAAATTAAGTTCTAACCTACCTTCTATAGAATCTATTTCTTCACCAATCCAGCAATAATAAAATTCACAAAAGTCTTCCTTTGGAATAATCTTTTTCAGTTCCTCACAAAAAGCATTAAATGTAGCTTTAGCTTTTATAAAATTATGCGGCGAATATTGTTCATTATATTTTGTCATTGCCCAAATGCTTTCGTAACCATAATTGAAGTCAATTTCATACGCAAATGGTGTTGAAAAAACATTTCTTTGAATTGTTAAACCTTCTTCTCTACAACTGTCTAATACAAATAAAGATTTCTCAATGTTATCTTCATCATTAATCGGCATCTCAATATTTGTACCTAAACATAAAATCATACTCATTTATTTCCCTCCAAAAAAGCAGCACCAATATAAAAATTGATGCTGCCTTAAAAAAACTCACTTACTTATGATACGGTTCTCCCTTAATTATCCTAAAACTTCGATAGATTTGCTCAACCAAAACAAGCTTCATTAGCTGGTGTGGCAATGTCATTTTTCCAAAGCATAGCTTTTCATCCGCGCGCTTTAGTACATCATCATGTAAGCCTAGGGATCCACCAATTACAAAGGCGACTTTACTTTTTCCGTAAGTCATTAGGGCGTCGAGGTCTGCTGCCATTTGCTCGCTTGTTTTCATTTTACCGTCTAGTGCCAGGGCAATTACGTAAGTGCCGTCACTTATTTTAGCTAAGATGCGCTCGCTTTCTTTCTTTTTCACGAGTTCCATTTCGGCATCACTTAATTGCTCAGGTGCTTTTTCATCCGCCACTTCGACAAGTTCCACCTTTGCATAGCTACCTAAGCGTTTAACATATTCATCAATGCCCATTTTTAAATACTTTTCTTTCAGTTTTCCAACCGAGACAATCGTAATATTCACAACTTATCCACCTTTACATTCCATTTACAAACAAGTTATCCACAAAAGTTATCCACATATTCACAGGGGTTCCCCATATATTGTGTAAAGTTATTTACTTGATACAATATATGTTGCCTGCTCTTCGCAATAAGAACAAACTGTTGATAACTTTTCCCCTTCCTTCAATAAATCCATCATTGGGAACTCGCCAGTTTCTGCCACGTGCATATCTAAAGCGTGATCTATATGGGTTTCGCAACTATATTTTTTCAATTTTATGCCTTCTTTCTATTCTGAAATTTCCACAAACTTATACACATTTCACATAATGTTATCCACAATCTATTGTAACAAAGAAAAAACGAGTAGCAAAGGAAAGCTATTTCCCTTTGTACCCGCTACTCACAAATATTATCCTTTTTAGTTATCCACAACTTATAATTGTGCACTATCTGTTAATAATAATTTTGCCTCTACTATTTTGCCTTGACGATATACTTTAACATTTAATGTATCGCCAATTTCTTTTTGATTATACAAATGTTTTCGAAGTGCAATGGATCCATCAATTTTCTCGCCATCCATATCTATAATGACATCATATTGTTTTAAGCCCGCTTTTTCTGCTGCTGAGCCTGGAGCAACTTGAGTAATGACAACACCATTTGTTACTTCAGCTGGCAATTGTAAAGTTTGTTGCTGATAATAAGCCGGCACTTCCGTTAAATCGACTAATGAAATGCCGATTGTTGGGCGTTTTACTTCACCTGTTTTTTCAAGCTCCTCAATTACTGGAATCGCTGAATTAATTGGAATTGCAAAGCCTAAACCTTCTACCGAAGATGCGGCGATTTTCATGGAGTTAATTCCAACTAATTGACCGGCAATATTAATTAATGCACCGCCTGAGTTTCCTGAATTGATTGCTGCGTCTGTTTGTAAAACATCCGTTGACCAATCTTCTACACCGTCTTCATTTAAATCAACTGGCACAGAACGATCTTTACCCGATACAACACCTGTTGTCACGGAGCCATAGAAATCTAAACCAAGTGGATTTCCGATGGCGATAACTGTTTCACCTTGTTTTAGTAAATCAGAATCACCAAATGACGCCACTGTTTTAATGCCCTCGCTTGGAATTGAAATGATTGCTAAGTCCGTCCACATGTCGCTGCCAACATTTTGTGCCTCTACTTTTGAACCGTCCTCTAATGTCACTTCTAACTGTTTCGCACCTTGTACGACGTGATGATTCGTGACGATATACGCTCTGTCACCTGCCACTTTATAAATAACACCTGATCCACTACCAACTTCTTGTGTTGTAGTCGCGCTTCTATTCCAAAAGTCTGGCATAACCTCTTGAATATTCGTAATACCTACAACAGCACTCGAAGCCTTTTCAACCGCTGTTACGACATCTGACTTTACTTCTGTTGCTGTTTGTTCAATTGTCGTTTGATTTTTTTCAGATGAATTTGTTAAAGCTTGATTCGTACCAGGTAATTGACTTGCAAGTGAAGGGAGTAGTAGCCATAATAACAAGGCTCCCACGACAATACCGCTCAATCCTGAAACAAAGTAGCCGACTTTACTGCCACTTTTATTATTTTTCCTTTGTATACGTTGCTGTCTTTCGATTTCTTCCCGTTTTAAACGCTCTTCTAATTCCACTGCTCTATCGTTTATTTCTAATTTTTGTTCGTCCTCTGGAAAATTACTCATCTCAATCATCCTTCCATTGTTTTGCCTACTGTTAGAATACACATAAAACATTAAAATTAGATGAAAATTACTTAAATCCTACTTAAAAAAGAACTAAAATTTTCTTTTTCCACAGTATTTTTTTTGGGAAAGTAATAGCTTGCCCAAAAAAAAAGAACTTTGCACAAATTTTCGCAAAGTTCTTTTCTTGATTATTAATTATGCCGAGGTATAGTTGCGTCCAGATTTTTCTCGAGCTTGCTCGAAAAACTCCTCTAAAAATCTATGACATCCGCCGGGGGCTTTAACTTGATTCAGCCGTCGTTTGAACCCACACTGAAATAAGGGCATATTTGGCATTAATCCTCCACTTATAGACGTGGAGGATTAATGCTGAAGCAAGTTAAACTGGTATAAGCATTGTTGGTTCTTCCGCATCCGTATCGTGCAGATTTACATATTCCCCTGTAATCACGCCACATGACTGCAATGTTTGGGTAACACTCATACGTGCTAAATCTTTCATATTGTTATCTTTGCTTAAATGGGCTAAATAAATTTGTGTTGGCTTTTCCGCTACAACTTCACTCATTGCCACAGCTGCATCTTCATTCGAAACATGTCCCACATCAGATAAAATACGGCGCTTAATGCTCCACGGGTATTTCCCCATTTGTAGCATACTGACATCATGATTGCTTTCAAATACATAGGAATCCGCAGCCGCAATATGGCCTTTCATGCGGTCGCTGACATAGCCTGTATCCGTAATGACAACGAGTTTCCGCCCATCTTGATTAAATGTATAAAACATAGGATCGGCCGCATCATGTGAAACCGCAAATGATTGAATATCAAGACCACCAAAAGTTTTCACCGTTTCCATATCAAAATGAAAGCGCAATTCAGTTGGAATATTTCCTATTAGTCCATCCATTGCATTCCATGTTAGTGCATTGGCGAAAATGGGAATCTTATGTTTTCGAGCGACGACACCTAGTCCTTTAATATGATCACTATGCTCATGCGTTACTAAAATGCCAGTTAAATTTTTCATATCGCGATCAACTTTAGAGAACAATTGCTCCATTTTCTTCCCACTTAAACCTACGTCTACTAAAAAAGAGTGTTCATCATTTTCCACATAGATGGCATTACCTGAACTACCACTTGCTAAAACACTAAATCGCATTCTTAAAACTCCTTACTCTTCTGCTTCCTCAACTGCATCAATCTCTGTTAAATCATTTTGAATATCCACGATTTTCCCGTCCACCGCATTTACGAAATGAATTTCTTCCGTTTTATCGGATGTTAACACGCGCACTTCCCATGTCGGGGCGAATACTTGTGTTTGTGTAATTTGAACAAGCGTTGAATAGCCAAGATTCATACTAGTCACTTGAGAATCTGGTTTTAATAAATTTTTCCCCCATAATATTTGAAGCACTTGGATTGGTGGTAAAATTGATTTTTTATTTTCTAATTTTTCATGGTTTTCAAGGATCGTTTGCTCATATGCGAAAACACGCCCCTCTTCATCCCAATAAATTTGGACATAACCTCGTACATTATAGTAAAGTGTGCGATTATTAATCTTTTGGAAAAACGTCGCTTGTCGCTTTTCCTCATCCACTTTCCATAAAATATATGAAGTACCCTCATGGACATAGCTATGCAAAAATTCTGTATAGCTATCCTTCGTAGTTGTTTCCTTTAGCTTAACGGGTTTCTCCATTGTCACAACGAGTTTATTATCATCGATAATTTCTGTACGTTGATTTGCAAAATAAGGAACTTCAGATGGTTTGAAGTTTTTGATTGCCCCTGAATAATACGATGTGACTTCTATATTAGTCGGGAGGTTACTATACGTAATATTATCCTCTTTTAAACGCGACTCAATTTCCGTCGTTTTCCCCAATACTTCCAGCTGCTGCTCTCCATTATAACTATCTAGGTATTGGAAATACAGAAAGATATTGAGTATTAAAAACACGCCAATAAAAATAGTTTTTGACCTATTCCAATCCATCGTTTGCCCCCCCTAATTGCTCGGGTGAAATACGTGTCCACACATTATTTGAAATAATAAACCAGCTTGGTTCAAGTAAAAATAGGCCTTGCTTTGTATCCTGCATTAAATGATACCCAATAATAATTTCATCTATTTCATCAAACGGTTGGACTTCCTTGTTTTTAAGGTATTCAATAACTTCTTCTCCAGATGCGAGCTGCTTCATTGTTCGAAAGGTTTTAATATCATTGCTTGGATCAATTGAATAATAAGGTCTACGATAGCGGAAAATTCGATTCTCGCCCCATGTTGTAATAATTCTAGATGTCGTCGTAGAACTATAAATCGGGTAGTCTTGTACAAATAACTGATATTCAATCACATGCTTGCCTACATTCATTGAAGAAAAACGGAAATCGGCTGTAAATCCTCCATGATCATTAATAAAATCAAAGCTATCAAACAACAGCCGAGCAGATGGAATTGGTGCAATACTTTCGGCCGGTGGGTATACATAATTCAAAATATGATTTTGTGTATCAACGGTCATTAAAGATGTTCCATCTGTATATTTTTCTGCCTGTGTACTTTCGATATTGCGCTGAACAATGCCTGGGTCCCCAAAGAGTATATTTTTAAATATATCCGGTGAGGTTTTGTCCATAAAGTACGTATATTGGATAGATTCCATCGCTTCCTGTACGACATACAATGATAGCGATGAATCACGTTCCACCTCAAAATAAGCTTGGTACTCTTTTATTGGGTCAACAATCTCCTCCATAAATTGGATCGAATTAGGTAATTCTATAGTTGAGCGAAATAAAATTCGTTTTTCGGTATTTAAAAATAACAGCTGTAATTGATTGTTAGATGAAACATCGGTCCAATCCAATATTAACCGGGTAAAACTCGCATCAGGTAGTTCCTTTTCATTAAAAGATAAAATACCACTAAATACTTGCAATGGCACTTCATCATTAAAGAATAGTGTTAAACGATTATTCCAACGCAACATTTCATTCATTTTCGCATCAGATAAATTGCTATTAATCAAATCAATTTCATGTGCATCCCAAGTTGATAATTTATTATAAACATCCTGAATGACATCATTTGAAACAGTGCCATAAAATTGATCGTCCTGTCGAAACAGTATGCGGTATGGTTTCAATACATCCTGTAATTGCTTAGTATTACCAATCATAGTCTCATCCACTTGCGCTTCTTCAATGAACGCATACTCCGGCTTATAATTCCAAATCATTAATGTCAAAACAATACTGAGTAAGACAAGAAAAGTTAATAGGTAGGATTTAATTTGTTCGATATATTTCATTCCCAATCCCCCGCTCCGTCAAGTTCAAAAGGTAATGTGAAGAAAATAGTTGTCCCTACCTCTTCCTCACTTTCCGCCCAAATCTTCCCGCCATGTGCTTCAATCATTTCCCTTGCAATAGCAAGACCTAAGCCAGTGCCGCCCATCGAACGGGCACGGGCACGATCGACTCGGTAAAATCGGTCAAATATTCGCCCGACATTTTCTTTTGGAATGCCCATCCCATCATCGGAGATCATGACGCGCAACATATTTTCATGAACAGTAAAACCAAATCGAATATTTCCACCATCAGGAGAATACTTCAATGAATTCGAAATGATATTGTCCATTACTTGTGTTAATTTATCCCTATCAATATCCACAAAATAGCTTGTTTCTGGTAAGAGACGGAGAAATTCTACATTTTTTGATTTAGACATTTCAAATCGATCAATAATATGTGTAAAAAATTTATTAAACTCAACAAATTCGAAACTTAATTCATATTCTTGGCTATCCATTTTCGATAATTGTAACAAGTCATTCACTAAACGAATCATTCGTTCAGTTTCTGTTTGTGTCACATTTAAAAAGGTTGGTGCTATCATTTCATCTCGCCAAGCACCATCTGCAAGTGCCTCTAAATAACTGCGCATTGTCGTTAATGGTGTTCGTAACTCATGAGAAACGTTTGCCACGAATTCTCTGCGTTCCATGTCAATCTTTTCCTGTTCTGTAATATCATGAAGAACGGTAATGAGACCATTTACAAAGCCCGTTTCTTTTTGAATGACTGAAAAATTAGCACGCAAGATATACGGTGCATCACTTGTACTGAAATCTAAACTCACCGATTCCTTCATATGAATTAAATCTTCAAAACTATATTCCTGATCTAAACCTAAAACGGATGCAATGGGACGATTCAACGTGGACTCACGCGTATCATGCAATAAGCTAAGGGCTGGTTCATTTATTAAAATAATCTTTCCTTTGCGATCGGTCGCAATAACACCATCCGTCATATTACTAAGCACACTTGCAAGTTTCCGACGTTCTGCTTCGGTTGTAGATTGTGACTCTTGTAAACGGTTTGTTAAATGGTTAAAGGCAATAGCTAATTGACCAATCTCATCTGTACCATAAACACGTACTTTCCGAGAGAAGTTTCCTTTTGACATCGCCTGAGCTTGTTTACGCATATCGGAAATTGGCCGTGTAATTGTACGCGCTACTAAAATACCTAATATAATCGTAATCACAAGCGACACTGCAATACCAGCAGCAAAAATACGATTAATTTCATTCATTTGATCAAACACTTTTTCAATATCGGATTCAATGTAAATGACACCTAATACTTCACCATTTGGTCCAACTGTATCGGTAATAGGCGCTGCTAAAACCCAGACGCGCTGCATTGTTTGTTTATCAAGGGAAATATTTTCTTGTAATGTTTCAGCTGACATCGCTTTTCGGACAATATCATCATTTGCACGCTGTCCGACCATGGACTGATTATCCTCGGAAGTTGCTAAAATACGATTTCGACTATCAATTACGCGAATTTCAT is drawn from Solibacillus sp. R5-41 and contains these coding sequences:
- the rlmH gene encoding 23S rRNA (pseudouridine(1915)-N(3))-methyltransferase RlmH; its protein translation is MNITIVSVGKLKEKYLKMGIDEYVKRLGSYAKVELVEVADEKAPEQLSDAEMELVKKKESERILAKISDGTYVIALALDGKMKTSEQMAADLDALMTYGKSKVAFVIGGSLGLHDDVLKRADEKLCFGKMTLPHQLMKLVLVEQIYRSFRIIKGEPYHK
- a CDS encoding CxxH/CxxC protein, with the translated sequence MKKYSCETHIDHALDMHVAETGEFPMMDLLKEGEKLSTVCSYCEEQATYIVSSK
- a CDS encoding S1C family serine protease — protein: MSNFPEDEQKLEINDRAVELEERLKREEIERQQRIQRKNNKSGSKVGYFVSGLSGIVVGALLLWLLLPSLASQLPGTNQALTNSSEKNQTTIEQTATEVKSDVVTAVEKASSAVVGITNIQEVMPDFWNRSATTTQEVGSGSGVIYKVAGDRAYIVTNHHVVQGAKQLEVTLEDGSKVEAQNVGSDMWTDLAIISIPSEGIKTVASFGDSDLLKQGETVIAIGNPLGLDFYGSVTTGVVSGKDRSVPVDLNEDGVEDWSTDVLQTDAAINSGNSGGALINIAGQLVGINSMKIAASSVEGLGFAIPINSAIPVIEELEKTGEVKRPTIGISLVDLTEVPAYYQQQTLQLPAEVTNGVVITQVAPGSAAEKAGLKQYDVIIDMDGEKIDGSIALRKHLYNQKEIGDTLNVKVYRQGKIVEAKLLLTDSAQL
- a CDS encoding MBL fold metallo-hydrolase; the encoded protein is MRFSVLASGSSGNAIYVENDEHSFLVDVGLSGKKMEQLFSKVDRDMKNLTGILVTHEHSDHIKGLGVVARKHKIPIFANALTWNAMDGLIGNIPTELRFHFDMETVKTFGGLDIQSFAVSHDAADPMFYTFNQDGRKLVVITDTGYVSDRMKGHIAAADSYVFESNHDVSMLQMGKYPWSIKRRILSDVGHVSNEDAAVAMSEVVAEKPTQIYLAHLSKDNNMKDLARMSVTQTLQSCGVITGEYVNLHDTDAEEPTMLIPV
- a CDS encoding two-component system regulatory protein YycI, with product MDWNRSKTIFIGVFLILNIFLYFQYLDSYNGEQQLEVLGKTTEIESRLKEDNITYSNLPTNIEVTSYYSGAIKNFKPSEVPYFANQRTEIIDDNKLVVTMEKPVKLKETTTKDSYTEFLHSYVHEGTSYILWKVDEEKRQATFFQKINNRTLYYNVRGYVQIYWDEEGRVFAYEQTILENHEKLENKKSILPPIQVLQILWGKNLLKPDSQVTSMNLGYSTLVQITQTQVFAPTWEVRVLTSDKTEEIHFVNAVDGKIVDIQNDLTEIDAVEEAEE
- a CDS encoding YycH family regulatory protein, with translation MKYIEQIKSYLLTFLVLLSIVLTLMIWNYKPEYAFIEEAQVDETMIGNTKQLQDVLKPYRILFRQDDQFYGTVSNDVIQDVYNKLSTWDAHEIDLINSNLSDAKMNEMLRWNNRLTLFFNDEVPLQVFSGILSFNEKELPDASFTRLILDWTDVSSNNQLQLLFLNTEKRILFRSTIELPNSIQFMEEIVDPIKEYQAYFEVERDSSLSLYVVQEAMESIQYTYFMDKTSPDIFKNILFGDPGIVQRNIESTQAEKYTDGTSLMTVDTQNHILNYVYPPAESIAPIPSARLLFDSFDFINDHGGFTADFRFSSMNVGKHVIEYQLFVQDYPIYSSTTTSRIITTWGENRIFRYRRPYYSIDPSNDIKTFRTMKQLASGEEVIEYLKNKEVQPFDEIDEIIIGYHLMQDTKQGLFLLEPSWFIISNNVWTRISPEQLGGANDGLE
- the walK gene encoding cell wall metabolism sensor histidine kinase WalK, which gives rise to MQKVSFLKSIHVKLVLIYVLLIVIALQIIGIYFSKELEDSLKNNFQDSILRRMELVQYSIREEMLKERIETASTPTSESGIGAILREFSTDDINEIRVIDSRNRILATSEDNQSMVGQRANDDIVRKAMSAETLQENISLDKQTMQRVWVLAAPITDTVGPNGEVLGVIYIESDIEKVFDQMNEINRIFAAGIAVSLVITIILGILVARTITRPISDMRKQAQAMSKGNFSRKVRVYGTDEIGQLAIAFNHLTNRLQESQSTTEAERRKLASVLSNMTDGVIATDRKGKIILINEPALSLLHDTRESTLNRPIASVLGLDQEYSFEDLIHMKESVSLDFSTSDAPYILRANFSVIQKETGFVNGLITVLHDITEQEKIDMERREFVANVSHELRTPLTTMRSYLEALADGAWRDEMIAPTFLNVTQTETERMIRLVNDLLQLSKMDSQEYELSFEFVEFNKFFTHIIDRFEMSKSKNVEFLRLLPETSYFVDIDRDKLTQVMDNIISNSLKYSPDGGNIRFGFTVHENMLRVMISDDGMGIPKENVGRIFDRFYRVDRARARSMGGTGLGLAIAREMIEAHGGKIWAESEEEVGTTIFFTLPFELDGAGDWE